The following DNA comes from Methylophilus sp. 5.
TCGTTTCCATCCTGCCGCACCAACGCTACCAGTGCGATTTAACTGGCTAAATCCCTTTTATTTAAAAAAATGAATCGGTGCGTGCATTGTTATGCTTTCCACAGTTAACTGCTAAAAGTGGAGTCAAAGCATGTTTGTCATCATTGGGTATGTCGTTGTTTGTGGCATGGTGTTTGGGGGGTACGCGCTGGCTGGCGGCCATTTGGGTGCGCTATGGCAGCCGCTTGAAGTCATGATGATCTTCGGCGGCGCATTCGGTGCCTTTATCGTCGGCAACGACACCAAGGCGATCAAAGCCACCATGAAGGCCGTCCCAACATTGTTTAAAGGCTCTAAATACAACAAGCAGTTGTATATGGACCTCTTGGCATTGTTGTTTGAAATCCTGACCAAAATTCGTAAAGATGGCCTGATGTCGATTGAAAAAGACATTGAAGACCCTGAGGCTAGTGCTTTGTTTACTAAATATCCTTCTATTGTGCATGACCACCATCTGGTCGAGTTTATTTGTGATTATTTGCGCCTGATGGTGTCCGGCAATATGGATGCTTTCCAGGTGGAAAACCTGATGGATAACGAGCTGGAAACCCACCATATGGAGGGCCATGTGCCTGCCCATTGTATTGCCAAGTTAGGCGATGGTTTGCCTGCGTTTGGTATTGTGGCTGCGGTGATGGGGGTGGTGCACACCATGGAAAACGTAGCGCTGCCGCCGGCTGAGCTGGGCATTTTGATTGCACACGCGCTGGTGGGGACCTTTTTGGGTATTTTGCTCGCTTACGGTTTTGTTGGCCCGTTGTCCGGTTTGCTGGAACAAAAGCTGGAAGAATCCAGCAAGAGTTTTCAGACCGTGAAAGTGGTGTTGCTGGCCAGCCTGAATGGCTACGCGCCGCCGATTGCGGTGGAGTTTGGCCGCAAGGTGCTGTATTCGACCGAGCGCCCTGGCTTTACTGAGCTGGAAGAGCACGTCAAGCAGGCTAAATCCAAGTAAATATTAAGACCGCCGGGAGAGCGTCATGGCAGAAGAGCATATTGCCCCGATTATTGTTAAAAAGATCAAGAAAAGTGGCGGTGGCCACCACGGTGGTGCCTGGAAGATTGCCTATGCTGACTTTGTGACAGCGATGATGGCGTTTTTCTTGTTGATGTGGCTGCTTGGCTCTACCTCTAAAGCACAAAAAGAAGGCATCGCTGAATATTTTCAAACGCCGCTACACATGGTGTTAATGGGGCCGTCGCTGGGCCAGAGTGATTCGGCTTTGAAAAATACCGGTGGTAAAGACGTCACCAAAAAGCAAG
Coding sequences within:
- the motA gene encoding flagellar motor stator protein MotA, which gives rise to MFVIIGYVVVCGMVFGGYALAGGHLGALWQPLEVMMIFGGAFGAFIVGNDTKAIKATMKAVPTLFKGSKYNKQLYMDLLALLFEILTKIRKDGLMSIEKDIEDPEASALFTKYPSIVHDHHLVEFICDYLRLMVSGNMDAFQVENLMDNELETHHMEGHVPAHCIAKLGDGLPAFGIVAAVMGVVHTMENVALPPAELGILIAHALVGTFLGILLAYGFVGPLSGLLEQKLEESSKSFQTVKVVLLASLNGYAPPIAVEFGRKVLYSTERPGFTELEEHVKQAKSK